The DNA segment TAATGGTATCCCTTACATacaagtaataaatttaattactacTAACTCATTATAACAGAAAttgataaacatttatttctaaaattcgtcaattttaatttccAGAACACTTTTCGTGGTGACATTGGTGGGACTCGTCAGCTACTCAATAAGCCAAAATCCTATGAACAATTTGACAACCACAACAAATTTAACATCAgcacctaatcttttaaaatcttcaggaCTTGAATTGGATTCAGTCTCTTCAGATGTAAATCCAGCTTTCCTTACAGATGAGGAAACAATCGTAGGAATTGAAGCAGGAAATGAAGCAATTAAAAGCCGACGCATCTCTGACACTTTCGCAAAACCACTACCATCACCATCACCAGATTTTCGTCATCAGTTTGCCGTCAGTACAAGTTCGCATGCTGATGAATTGGCGTTAGCTGGAATCGGCGAAATAGCAGCcacaagaaaaatagaaaattcaaggtCACAACTTGGGAAACCGTCTTCTATGGGAAGCTACTTTAATGGTGGTTGGGCACGTGAAGGTTCTTGTAAAGAATTTACGAAAATAAACTGTAAACCCAGCAAGTATAGAACTTACGATGGTACTTGTAATAATCCTAATCAGTGGGGATCAGCGATGTCTCCTTACAGAAGAATCTTAAAACCTGCTTACGCTGATGGAATTAATTCACCAAGGAAAAGTGTTTCGGGAGAACCACTTCCATCTTCTAGAGAAGTTAGTCTGAAAGTACATCCACCATCTCCAAGTGCAAATCCATCCTTCACGGTGATGTTGGCTGTTTTCGGACAATTTTTGGATCATGATATGACGGCAACAGCAGTTAGCCAAGGAGTTAATGGAAGTTCATTGTCTTGCTGTTCACCATTTAGTAATCACCCGGAGTGTTTTCCGGTTGAGGTTGGACATGGAGACCCAGTTTATGATGTTGGAGGTATTTCTTGTATGGAGTTCGTACGATCAGCACCTGCACCTCAATGCAAAATAGGTCCTCGTCAGCAACTCAATCAGGTGTGTTTTTATGCTAATTTTTAATACCAAGAATTAGGAATAATCGCTGACCTTTATTAAAACTTTCAGGTCACTGCTTTCATCGACGGATCAACAATTTATGGTTCGGATTCCCAAACTGCCAAAAGCTTACGAGAGTTTCAACGTGGTCGATTAAGAATGCAAGTCACTTCAGACAACAGGACACTTTTACCTCGAAGTACAAACATTAACGATGGTTGCAACAGAGAATTAGAACTAAAAAGAGGTCGTTACTGTTTCACAGCAGGCGATGGAAGAGCTAACGAGAATCTTCATCTTACAACAATGCACGTATTGTGGGCCAGGCAGCACAACAAACTAGCCAATAGGCTTGCAGAAATCAATCCTTCATGGGATGACGAAAAGCTTTATCAAGAATCTCGCCGCATTATTGGTGCTCAACTTCAACACATTGCATACACTGAATTCGTTCCTATTGTCCTTGGTGAAACAGAAACAAACGCGAGGAAACTAAGACCTCTTAAATCCGGATTCCGAAAGGCAAATATGACTGTCAATCCAGAACTAGCGAATAATTTTGCTGCATCAGCTTTTCGGTTTGCTCACACTCTACTTCCTGGATTAATGAAAGTCACAAATGCCGAAAAAGGTACAACCAGTTATGTAGAATTACACAGAATGTTGTTCAATCCCTATAGTCTCTATAGTCAAGGAGGAGTTTCTAATTCTGTGACCATGGCGACATCGAATTTCATTCAGCAGACATCAACTCATGTTACTTCTCAGCTGACTAGACATCTCTTTGAAGACCCTTCGTCTAATAAAACAGTTCCTTGTGGATTAGATCTTGTTTCGTTAAATGTTCAGAGAGGACGGGATCATGGATTGCCAGGGTATTCAAAGTGGAGAGAGTATTGTGGATTAAAGAAGTCAGAAACCTTTTCAGACTTGAACGGGGACCTTGATCCGGATGCTTTGGATGCAATTTCAAAGTTGTACTCTAGTGTTGATGATATCGATCTCTATACGGGGGCTTTGGCTGAAGTTCACAAATCTGATGGAATAGTGGGACCTACATTTACTTGCTTGATTGGAGAACAATTTGAAAGAACACAGCAAGGGGATACCTTCTGGTACGAGAATTCAAATCAGCCAGGTTCTTTTACTGAAGGTAAATTACTCAATGACAAGTTTTAGACACATCCTTTAATTACTCCTGAGGAACAATCATTATTCATACATCCTAAATAGAAACAATCTAacaagtatatattttttcagatcaaCTAAAGGAGTTGCGGAAGACATCCTTGGCGAAGCTTATATGTGATTGTTCAGACGACATAACTAAAATCCAGTCTGAAGTCATGAGATCAGAAAAGCTTAACAATCCAATGATTTCATGTGAAGATCTCCCTGGACCTTCTTTAGAAGCTTGGAGGGAAGATTTAAAACAGACTTATGAAGAGCTAAGTATAGAAAAACCAACCGAAGATTGGTtagctttcaaaaaagatattaataataCAGTTCAGTATATCGTAGATATTATAAAAGCAAAAAAACCTTCACCAATGAGTCCAGAGTACATCATattccaaaaagaaattaatgacTCCCTTACTGATTTCAAAAATGAACTTACTGCATTACACACACAAAAAACTGATTCATTAAATGATATTCAATCATTAAACGTTATAAAAACCTACATAAATAATTCATTAGAAGAAGCTAATAACCAAATATCACTCACTGCTAAGAAACCTTCAGTTATTGGTGATTGGGTAGCTTTTAAAACCAATATTATCAAATCTCTTAAtgataatcttgaaaattttagagaaacTTCATCGAACACTACAGATTGGTTAGcccttaaaactaaaataaaagatCAGGTTCAGGATATAATAGACCAGGTTGCTCTTATAAAGAATCAAATTATTGATATGAAGAAAAATCCATTCTTGCAAGAATCCATTAATGCCGAAGACACAGATTGGAAAAATTTTAGAGCTGATATTGTGAAGTTTGTTGATGAGATTCTtgataaaattaaagataatatgCCATCACCAGAAGATCCTAGTTGGGCCACGTATACCAGAAACATCAAGAATCagttttccaatttcaaaaatcaatttaaaagtctAAAATCGGAAAATTCTAACGAAgaacttttgataaaaacatCGCCAGATGTTTTCGCAAAAGATGAAAGTCCAGAGGGGCTGAAATTCAAAAGTGATCTTAATGAAACTGTAGATATGATGTTTCGGGATATTGAAGGCAATGCACCACCAACTGGCGATCCTGCATGGACAGATTACAAAATGAAGATTATGGACAAGTTATCAAAATTTAGATATGATATACCTACGAATTCTAGGGTTTTAATACAAATGACACAAGATGGTACTGTATTTGATTGGATGGCTTTCAAAGCAGACTTGAACCAATCCTTAAgtgaattatttgttgaaaagaaaGCTGGTAAGCTTGCTCCGGGGGATCCAAGATGGGCACAATTTAGGAATAACTTTAACAAATCAATGTCTTCTTCGAAATATACAATTGctgttttgaatttaactttagaAGTACCTTCAAGTGCTGATTGGAAGAGTTTTAGAGAAGATTTGATGGAATCTATAAGGGATGTGGTTCTGTATATTAAAGAAAATGCACCACCTCCTGGAAGTCCAGATTGGGTACAATTTCGTAGAGTTGTTAGGAATAGGTTTGCAGAATTAAGAAAGCAGTTCGATATTCGAAAATCGGAGCTTTTGCTAAAAGCTACAGCTGATGGAACAGCAGATGAAGCACAAATTAATGCTACAAGAAATGACACAAAAAactatgaaatgaattttaactgGGTTTCTTTTAAAGCTGATTTGAACAAAACGCTTCTTGCTCTGACGACAGAAAACAATTCTGGAAAGTTTTTTCCAAGTAATCCTAAATGGGTTGAGTTCAAAAATGAAGTTAACAAATctgttacaatttttaagaataaggTTGCTGACCTCCCTCCGAAACCTACGGGACAGGAATTGCTGCGGTTGAGAAATGATTGGGCTGATTTTTCTTCTCAGATCAATAAATCTCTTGCAGATGCAATCAGGATATTTGATAATAAAGCACCACCAGGAGATCCGGACTGGAAAAGCTTGAGAGATTCCCTAAAGAATAACTTTGCAGAAGTAAGAGACGAAATTGCAGAAATTAGAGTAGAGTGgttatcaaaattaaaagaagatgCCATTGGTCAGTCCGAAAATGAATTAGAGAGTCTTCAAGCTACAACTAAGAAgtcattttctgatttgaaaactCGAATCGAAAATTTGAAACTAGATCCTATACCTTTTGATATCACCGATGTAAATTGGATATTGTTTAAAGAGACTATAAATAAAACAGTGATGGATTATATTAATTCGATTAATCGTAGTGATTCAGAGGAGTGGGTAAAATTTAGAGATATGGTAGATAGGTCTGTTACTGATTTAAAATATGAGGTTGATGCTTTGAGAAACTTGATTGATGAGGCTCTTAAGAAAACTGAACaacagaaaaattgttcaaattccaGTAAAGAAAGGTGGACAAATAAAATGGAAATGAATGATACAATGacgaattctagaaaaaaagtagCAGATCTTAAGTCAGTTGATGATTTAAAATGGAACGAATATCGAAACTCGGTTaagagaaattttaaggaattacatgattctataaatagtaaaaaactgaaattaaatttacTACAATCTTCAGGAACAAGAgtgtatttaacattttttgacagaatgaTTTTGGTAAGGTTTGTATTAATTGCAACTTTGGTAACATTGTAAATATATTGTCTTTAGTCTGTATAGAGtggttcaagatttaaaataaaattgtggtcTGATTTTTTATAAGCTTTGTAAAGAGaaagtataatatataaatttaattatgttacTATTGTAGCTATGGAAAGTAAGTGTTTTATGTAGAATGGAAGTGTAAATGAAATATagtaaaagtattttcaaaggatCTGGTCCTTAAGCAAAAATTCGGGATGAAGTCCAGTAAGAGTTTTGGATAAGAAAACATAAAGAAATGATAAACATCTAATGTTGGTGGATCCAGAAAAATACTTAATTTCTATTGATAGTTCTTAtggatagaaaaatatatttgcaaggatgtgaataaagtcattttaaaataaatttatctgaaaaaaatttcatttatctgaaaaaacttgatttttatccCGGAATGACCTAacactttattttttgttcatttagtaTATAATAAATAAGTGGAATATAGTTTAAATAATGTAACCTGTTATCTTAAAGAACTAAGAAGCCAGACTTAACAGAAGAGCTGCGCCTCGTTTGATCCAAAAATCAGATCCTTCTGAACCAGTTTTTAGATCAACAGTTACAATATATGCCGGTCTGCCTTGGTTCCCATTTCTTTGGGGGTAATAGTAACAAGGACAGttgtaaattcctaaaaaaagattaaacatttttttggtcaatttaTTACCATTAggattttttagaatataaatatatactaattttatgaaaataaaatccgtttattatttaattaatcaaaatgtaCCATTTAGATTGTGCTAAAAATTCCAGAACATTTCGAGAatgatcaataaatttttaaatgttcaacaaattccagggtattctaaaatatttaaggagATTAGAGATATTtccagaactttaaaaaaatatcaagaataaattacaattttcagacaattttatacataataaaGTTCAACAAGTTATAAATAAATcatggatatatattttttttatcacgcAGCCATTATAAGTGCCATTTTAGGTACTGAAAACGATACCTGAAATAGGACTTTTCAAGATAGGGCGCAAATTTTTTCCTCAGAGTGCAGCGTACTATAAAGTGACTAGACTGTGATCTGATTAGCTGAAGGACATTATCTGTACTTTATGATACGGTGAATGCACTGACTACAACTTTGGCATGTCCACTTGCACAAACTGAAGTGATGTAAAATAATGTGTGACTCGTCCTTCGTATcgagaattgaattaaatttgattgaaattaattggattggaGTGGAGTCGAATGAAGTGGATTGAAAAAAACTGGAATGGATTAGAATAAATCCGATTGGATTGGAGTGAATTGGGTTCTATTGAATTGGATAAAATTgggtttgaattaattaaattggatTGGAACAGATTAGAGTGGATTGGAGTGTATTGTATCAGAGAGGAATAGGTTACATTGGAAATAATTGTATTGGGTTGTATTAGAATGATTTCGATTGGACTGGAATGAATTGGactggaatgaattggattggaatggattagaTCAGAGTGGAGTGGATTGGTTCGGAAAGAATTGGATTTGAttgaagttgaattaattttattgcatAGAATTGGATCCGATTGtattggattgaattggattgaaATTAATTCGATTCGAGTGGATTTGAGTTGACTAGTTCAGTGTGGAgtggattggaataaattggattgGAGTAAAGTGGATTGTAGTTAATTGTATTGGATTGAATCATAATTAATTGTATTAGAATGGCATTAATTGtttcatattttaaagaatttgattgaattggATTGAAATTCATTGGATTGGAATCAATTGAATTGGAGTAGATTGTTGTGAATTGGAATTAATTGTGTTGGATTGGCTTATAATTAATTAGATTAGATTGGAGTTAATTTGTCGATATTTGAATGAATTGGATTCGATTGGATTGAATAGGATTGAAATGCATTGGTTTAGAATGAATTaaattggattggagtggattggaatgcATTGGATTGAATTGGGTTGGATTAGAAATTAATCGATTGGTTTGCATTGAATTGAATTCGATTGAATTTGATTTAGATGTATTGGATTGCAATGGTTAGGAGTGGATTAGATTAGAGCGGAGTAGATTGGCTTGGATATAATTGGATTGGATGGGAGTAAAGTGTATTGGAATATATTTAATTGGATTGTATGGAATTGgattacaatgaaatgaattggATCCTACTGTATTGGATTGAATTGGCTTGTAAAGAATTGGATTTGAGTGGATTGGAGTGCATTTTATCAGAGTGGAATGGGTTCGAATTTTTTTGATTAGagtggattggaattaattgggTTGTTTTGGATTAGAACAAATTGGATTAGATTAGAATTAATTGGATTATAATGGAATGAATTTGATTCAATTGGATTGAATTGTAATGGAATTAATTGGATTCGATCTATTGCATTAAATTGGATTTGAATTAATTGGATCCGAGTGGATTAGAGTGGCTTAGGTCAGAGTGGAGTGATTTGGATAGAAATTGATTAGATTGGATTAGAATTAAGTGGATTAGAGTAGAATAAATTGcattatattaaaatgatttagattcgattaaattaaattgaatttaattgaattggaGTGGTTTAGagtggattggaattaattggcTTGGATCAGAATGAAATGGATGGTATTGGAATGCATTGGATTCGATTGGATTTAATTGGATTGAAATGAGTTGGAGTTGATTATACTGGATTGAAATTGTTGGAAtaaattggattggaatgaattgaaataaattggtttGATTGGAGTGGTTTGGAGTGGGTGGGAATGGATTGGAATGGCTTGTATTAGATTAGAATGGATTGGAAGTAATTGGATTGGGTTGAGTTAGAATGAATTGAATTGTAATGGGTTGGATTAgaataaatgaaattgaattgGAAGGGATTGGAGTGGATTATATAAAAGTGCATTCGAATGAATTGGATTAGAGtggatttgaaataaatgaattggattggaataaattggattCGATTGCTTCGAATTGGATAGGCatgaattggattggagtgcATTGTATTGGAATGGAATAAGTTGGGTAggaatggattggagtggattgtaATTAATTGGATTATTAtggattggattaaaattaattggatTGGGTTAGAATAAATTCAATTGGAATGGATTGAAACGAATTGGGTTGaaatggattggagtggattgaattaaatttaagtgGATTGGAATGGCACATATTGGAACTAATTGGATTGGATCATATGGTATTAGATTGTCAtgaattggaatggattggagtggattgaattAGAGTCTCGTCTCGATCAAGCCTCGAATACGACTCGTATTCAAACGTTTGCACTCGGCAAAAAAAGTGCCACTTAGGCTCCTTGTATCAcgaaaaactattatatttattactctcctataaaagatttaaaattgatcaaatattcaataaaattctccAAATGTACCTTTAGTTTCCTTTTTGAGTTGCTCCACTGGTCTGAAATGAATTACAGGCATGTTGCAAACAAGTAACATGGGAGCTGGTTCCATAAGCGTACTATTTTTCTTATCCCATCCAGCGCCTTCAAGAAAAATTGATCTAACGTAAACACCATCCTTAAAAAAAGAAACGAGTATTAAGTACTTTTGAACATCATTCCACTTGGATTTGATGACCGCAAATATCGTCGCTGAAGTTCTGATACCACCTAATcatttttgctcatttttcaggagacacaaaaaaaggttttattcgGAAACTGCTAGTTGtttcttaattgattttttcattcactCCGGCGCCAAAATGTTCTTCGGAAAACGTAATAAATCCATTTCGCACACGAAATTAATTTTGACCGGAACGTGAATTAGGCGGGGTCAGAACTTAAGCGACGATATAATTTCAATCACATAGGGTATTGAAATCAATTACTAAGGGGGATATTATTTTCCCAGgtgaaatattttcactaaactgagaaaaaagattatttgattcaaagaaatttagtactgaatacgtccaatcGAATATTGTTTTGATAcaagacaatttttcttatttcaagaaataatgtttttcaaataaaaaactcacTTTTGTTGTAAGCAAAATTTCTTCagatcaaagaaatatttcattcgaTGTATTCAGTACTGCATTTACTTAaatcaagtaatcttttttctcagtgCATTTTTGCacgcaaacttaatttttttcactcagaAGCTTATGTAAGAATTTAGgtgaaaaaataacttatttcaattttcgGTCAAAAGAAAACCACTATTTCATCCACAAATGGTGTAAGTAATTGGTTCCATTACCCCACAAtgacaataaatttaattgaaacgttttaaaaaaaagttttacttctGGAAGATCGACAATAGTAGAATCATCTACCGTAAAAACGGTAAATTCCCAGGATAACGAATCAATTGAGATATTCCACGATCTAGCTGAAGTTTGCAAAACTGCAGTGAGAAATCCAGTGGGAAAAGTAAAGGCACTAAGCCAAAATAATAAAGGCGGATGAGTAGTTTCCGCCCATTTTGAGAAATGTTCAACTCGACTGATTAAATCTCTAGTCCAAGAGCCAACAAGTTTTAATGAAGGATATGCTATCAACCAAGAAGAGGGAACTCGACCTTCATAAATACAAGTGAAAATTTCTTCCAATTCAGCAGACATGAGAACAAAACCTTCGATTCCACGTCGAAGGTCTTCTAAACTGAATCGAGTTTTCTTCAAAAGAGCATTGTATCTCGTAATTTCTTGCAATAAAACTACATCTAGAGGACTTTTCGTTGGACCGATCAGCTTCTCTGTGTTTTCATAGTCTATAGGCTTTGGTATCTTTGTGGAAATGTCGAGTGCCATTCGCATAACctgattaattaataaattaatcagaTTAGTCAGATCTTTATCAATATACAGTTAATCTGTAATCGTAATAAGAAAACGGTTCTTACTTTGTCTTCTTTATTGATTTCTTCTTCACTAGAACTTGCTTGAATTTGTAGACCCATAAGAGTTTCAAACATGTTTCTAGTTTCTATGATTAGAGATGTGATATCAGCATTTGGATGTTGACCAAAAGCTTCAGGTCTATCAGTATTTGGCAAGATCATGATGAAATCTCTGTAAGATTCAAGGGGACCATCTCGAGGAACATAATAGGTTGGTAAACAGGATAACTGATAATAAGGTGTGTTAAGGACATCATCAGTTAAAAATTGTTGGACATAAGTCATTAACAATCTACGATCCCAATCGTCAGTAACATGACCACCGTAACATATTCCAGCTATCAAATATTTAAGTGAGTCCCAAGGTGTCTCTGGATACTCGTCAAGATAGACTTCTAACAGATTTTCTGATACCTAGGTAGATGAACAACAAATTAGtatggtttttaattttcttataagaaGCCgggcataaattacgtaaagtatTTTGGGTAGGAGGAGGGGGTTCGTGGTCATTTCTTATGTAAGATATTATTAAGTATACGaatcactaaaaaataaaaattaaagagacTTTATTGTAAACAGCTAAATTGATAACTACAATAGCCCTACTTGTAATTTACCTTCTAATATAAGTTGTACCTagcaatgttaatattattattaaatataatattgatcAATTACCGAAgtagtaataaattataaataaataaggggTCATGCAGAAATAAAGTAAggtttctttctgaattttttaacttcctAAGATTTGATGAGCTTAGTGAACGAACTTACGCATTAAATATAAACTcagttaattaaataaacttgaaatggcacaattttttaatttgatcagtGCTTCATTTTgcgtaattaaaatatttattacttggttaaaaatttaattaattttttttgaaaagttaacaattttttaagccatcatttttggttgaaatttaagtaaaactattttgcatttttcttctttcttgactaaataatttttttctgaaaactcaactattttattgaattttcctcttttttgttttgaaacctcatttccttttataaatatttaatctttttgtcaaaaagtgcAACTAGCtaatagaaaatgaatattttttggttgaaattgaacttttttgttcaaaatctacattttttttattaaaaatgcaactgttggttGAATtggtttggtttcaaattcaactatgttgtgaaaagttttgtttaaacttattattttataacGTAAAATTTATCTATCCCAttattagttgaaacttgatCCTTTTTAGTATGGAATTCAGCTTCGtggttgagaattcgtattttttggtggaaaattccaaaattttgatttttttctttattgactaatgctttttttttaattcactattttgttgagtttttttctttttggtttgaaatattcaTCTCTCTTTTTAAacatgtcatcttttttggttagaatatgTAACTGTATAGTTAAAAGtgaatcatttttagttgaaaatgaacttttttcttttaaattcacatttttggggtgagaaattaaaaaggttttataGGAAATACCTATTTTCGGCTTTGCAACTTGacaattttgtagaagattccaCTATTTCGTATCAAactcaactatctggttgaaagttgaaatagtttatcaacaaaaaattttttgtttgaagattta comes from the Belonocnema kinseyi isolate 2016_QV_RU_SX_M_011 chromosome 6, B_treatae_v1, whole genome shotgun sequence genome and includes:
- the LOC117174570 gene encoding uncharacterized protein LOC117174570, with amino-acid sequence MAATERTYLTRPTDPPRYVEFAGILRTRRNKIRQFQCCICACFLTLFVVTLVGLVSYSISQNPMNNLTTTTNLTSAPNLLKSSGLELDSVSSDVNPAFLTDEETIVGIEAGNEAIKSRRISDTFAKPLPSPSPDFRHQFAVSTSSHADELALAGIGEIAATRKIENSRSQLGKPSSMGSYFNGGWAREGSCKEFTKINCKPSKYRTYDGTCNNPNQWGSAMSPYRRILKPAYADGINSPRKSVSGEPLPSSREVSLKVHPPSPSANPSFTVMLAVFGQFLDHDMTATAVSQGVNGSSLSCCSPFSNHPECFPVEVGHGDPVYDVGGISCMEFVRSAPAPQCKIGPRQQLNQVTAFIDGSTIYGSDSQTAKSLREFQRGRLRMQVTSDNRTLLPRSTNINDGCNRELELKRGRYCFTAGDGRANENLHLTTMHVLWARQHNKLANRLAEINPSWDDEKLYQESRRIIGAQLQHIAYTEFVPIVLGETETNARKLRPLKSGFRKANMTVNPELANNFAASAFRFAHTLLPGLMKVTNAEKGTTSYVELHRMLFNPYSLYSQGGVSNSVTMATSNFIQQTSTHVTSQLTRHLFEDPSSNKTVPCGLDLVSLNVQRGRDHGLPGYSKWREYCGLKKSETFSDLNGDLDPDALDAISKLYSSVDDIDLYTGALAEVHKSDGIVGPTFTCLIGEQFERTQQGDTFWYENSNQPGSFTEDQLKELRKTSLAKLICDCSDDITKIQSEVMRSEKLNNPMISCEDLPGPSLEAWREDLKQTYEELSIEKPTEDWLAFKKDINNTVQYIVDIIKAKKPSPMSPEYIIFQKEINDSLTDFKNELTALHTQKTDSLNDIQSLNVIKTYINNSLEEANNQISLTAKKPSVIGDWVAFKTNIIKSLNDNLENFRETSSNTTDWLALKTKIKDQVQDIIDQVALIKNQIIDMKKNPFLQESINAEDTDWKNFRADIVKFVDEILDKIKDNMPSPEDPSWATYTRNIKNQFSNFKNQFKSLKSENSNEELLIKTSPDVFAKDESPEGLKFKSDLNETVDMMFRDIEGNAPPTGDPAWTDYKMKIMDKLSKFRYDIPTNSRVLIQMTQDGTVFDWMAFKADLNQSLSELFVEKKAGKLAPGDPRWAQFRNNFNKSMSSSKYTIAVLNLTLEVPSSADWKSFREDLMESIRDVVLYIKENAPPPGSPDWVQFRRVVRNRFAELRKQFDIRKSELLLKATADGTADEAQINATRNDTKNYEMNFNWVSFKADLNKTLLALTTENNSGKFFPSNPKWVEFKNEVNKSVTIFKNKVADLPPKPTGQELLRLRNDWADFSSQINKSLADAIRIFDNKAPPGDPDWKSLRDSLKNNFAEVRDEIAEIRVEWLSKLKEDAIGQSENELESLQATTKKSFSDLKTRIENLKLDPIPFDITDVNWILFKETINKTVMDYINSINRSDSEEWVKFRDMVDRSVTDLKYEVDALRNLIDEALKKTEQQKNCSNSSKERWTNKMEMNDTMTNSRKKVADLKSVDDLKWNEYRNSVKRNFKELHDSINSKKLKLNLLQSSGTRVYLTFFDRMILVRFVLIATLVTL